A stretch of Pelecanus crispus isolate bPelCri1 chromosome 3, bPelCri1.pri, whole genome shotgun sequence DNA encodes these proteins:
- the MEMO1 gene encoding protein MEMO1 isoform X1 gives MSNRVLCREASHAGSWYTASGPQLNAQLEGWLSQVQSTKRPARAIIAPHAGYTYCGSCAAHAYKQVDPNITRKIFILGPSHHVPLSRCALSSVDIYRTPLYDLRIDQKIYGELWKTGMFERMSLQTDEDEHSIEMHLPYTAKAMESHKDEFTIIPVLVGALSESKEQEFGKLFSKYLADPSNLFVVSSDFCHWGQRFRYSYYDESQGEIYRSIEHLDKMGMSIIEQLDPVSFSNYLKKYHNTICGRHPIGVLLNAINELQKNGMNMSFSFLNYAQSSQCRNWQDSSVSYAAGALMVH, from the exons GACCACAGCTGAATGCACAACTAGAAGGCTGGCTTTCTCAAGTACAGTCCACAAAGAGACCTGCTAGAGCCATTATTGCACC ACATGCAGGATATACCTATTGTGGATCTTGTGCAGCCCACGCTTACAAACAAGTGGATCCTAATATTAC CCGAAAAATTTTCATTCTTGGGCCTTCCCATCACGTGCCCCTTTCCCGATGTGCACTTTCCAGTGTGGACATTTATAGAACACCTCTGTATGATCTCCGAATTGACCAAAAGA TTTATGGAGAATTGTGGAAGACTGGAATGTTTGAGCGTATGTCCCTACAGACAGATGAAGATGAACACAGTATTGAAATGCATTTGCCTTACACTGCTAAAGCCATGGAAAG CCATAAGGATGAGTTTACTATTATTCCTGTGTTGGTCGGAGCACTGAGTGAGTCAAAAGAGCAGGAATTTGGAAAACTCTTCAGTAAATACCTAGCTGATCCTAGTAACCTCTTTGTGGTTTCTTCTGACTTTTGCCATTGGG GTCAGAGGTTCCGTTACAGTTACTATGATGAATCCCAAGGAGAAATTTATAGATCCATTGAGCACCTAGATAAAATG GGTATGAGCATTATAGAGCAGCTAGACCCTGTATCTTTTAGCAATTACTTGAAGAAATACCATAATACAATATGTGGAAGACATCCTATTGGCGTATTATTAAAC gcTATCAACGAGCTCCAGAAGAATGGAATGAacatgagcttttcatttttgaatTATGCTCAGTCAAGCCAGTGTCGAAACTGGCAAGACAGCTCAGTGAGTTACGCAGCTGGAGCACTTATGGTCCACTGA
- the MEMO1 gene encoding protein MEMO1 isoform X2, translated as MSNRVLCREASHAGSWYTASGPQLNAQLEGWLSQVQSTKRPARAIIAPRKIFILGPSHHVPLSRCALSSVDIYRTPLYDLRIDQKIYGELWKTGMFERMSLQTDEDEHSIEMHLPYTAKAMESHKDEFTIIPVLVGALSESKEQEFGKLFSKYLADPSNLFVVSSDFCHWGQRFRYSYYDESQGEIYRSIEHLDKMGMSIIEQLDPVSFSNYLKKYHNTICGRHPIGVLLNAINELQKNGMNMSFSFLNYAQSSQCRNWQDSSVSYAAGALMVH; from the exons GACCACAGCTGAATGCACAACTAGAAGGCTGGCTTTCTCAAGTACAGTCCACAAAGAGACCTGCTAGAGCCATTATTGCACC CCGAAAAATTTTCATTCTTGGGCCTTCCCATCACGTGCCCCTTTCCCGATGTGCACTTTCCAGTGTGGACATTTATAGAACACCTCTGTATGATCTCCGAATTGACCAAAAGA TTTATGGAGAATTGTGGAAGACTGGAATGTTTGAGCGTATGTCCCTACAGACAGATGAAGATGAACACAGTATTGAAATGCATTTGCCTTACACTGCTAAAGCCATGGAAAG CCATAAGGATGAGTTTACTATTATTCCTGTGTTGGTCGGAGCACTGAGTGAGTCAAAAGAGCAGGAATTTGGAAAACTCTTCAGTAAATACCTAGCTGATCCTAGTAACCTCTTTGTGGTTTCTTCTGACTTTTGCCATTGGG GTCAGAGGTTCCGTTACAGTTACTATGATGAATCCCAAGGAGAAATTTATAGATCCATTGAGCACCTAGATAAAATG GGTATGAGCATTATAGAGCAGCTAGACCCTGTATCTTTTAGCAATTACTTGAAGAAATACCATAATACAATATGTGGAAGACATCCTATTGGCGTATTATTAAAC gcTATCAACGAGCTCCAGAAGAATGGAATGAacatgagcttttcatttttgaatTATGCTCAGTCAAGCCAGTGTCGAAACTGGCAAGACAGCTCAGTGAGTTACGCAGCTGGAGCACTTATGGTCCACTGA
- the MEMO1 gene encoding protein MEMO1 isoform X3 yields the protein MSNRVLCREASHAGSWYTASGPQLNAQLEGWLSQVQSTKRPARAIIAPHKDEFTIIPVLVGALSESKEQEFGKLFSKYLADPSNLFVVSSDFCHWGQRFRYSYYDESQGEIYRSIEHLDKMGMSIIEQLDPVSFSNYLKKYHNTICGRHPIGVLLNAINELQKNGMNMSFSFLNYAQSSQCRNWQDSSVSYAAGALMVH from the exons GACCACAGCTGAATGCACAACTAGAAGGCTGGCTTTCTCAAGTACAGTCCACAAAGAGACCTGCTAGAGCCATTATTGCACC CCATAAGGATGAGTTTACTATTATTCCTGTGTTGGTCGGAGCACTGAGTGAGTCAAAAGAGCAGGAATTTGGAAAACTCTTCAGTAAATACCTAGCTGATCCTAGTAACCTCTTTGTGGTTTCTTCTGACTTTTGCCATTGGG GTCAGAGGTTCCGTTACAGTTACTATGATGAATCCCAAGGAGAAATTTATAGATCCATTGAGCACCTAGATAAAATG GGTATGAGCATTATAGAGCAGCTAGACCCTGTATCTTTTAGCAATTACTTGAAGAAATACCATAATACAATATGTGGAAGACATCCTATTGGCGTATTATTAAAC gcTATCAACGAGCTCCAGAAGAATGGAATGAacatgagcttttcatttttgaatTATGCTCAGTCAAGCCAGTGTCGAAACTGGCAAGACAGCTCAGTGAGTTACGCAGCTGGAGCACTTATGGTCCACTGA